A section of the Pseudovibrio sp. M1P-2-3 genome encodes:
- a CDS encoding putative 2-aminoethylphosphonate ABC transporter substrate-binding protein: MKFARVKSLISSAVVGALALGATTALVEAKTKLTVYTAVEPEELSIFANAFEKDNPDIDIQWVRDSTGIITAKLLAEGENTQADIVWGVAATSLLMMESKGMLEGYAPKGLDALQKGFYDAKEKPSWVGQRAWIASICYNTVEAKKHNLPMPKSWEDLTKPVYKGAVVMPHPASSGTGFLDVSSWMQIWGEEKAWDFMDSLHENVGIYTHSGSAPCKMAGKGEFPIGISFAYKGAQLKTQGAPVEVIAPTEGVGWDLESFGLIKGAKNIEAAKVFADWSVTKAANEMYNQAYAVVAMKGVAKPVANMPVGLEEKMIKNDFQWAADNRARILKEWDSRYGSKAAPK; this comes from the coding sequence ATGAAGTTCGCGCGTGTAAAGTCTTTAATCAGCTCTGCGGTTGTAGGGGCGTTGGCTCTTGGAGCAACCACGGCTTTAGTTGAAGCAAAAACAAAGCTCACGGTTTATACTGCCGTAGAGCCGGAAGAGCTTTCTATATTCGCAAATGCCTTTGAAAAAGATAACCCTGACATCGACATTCAGTGGGTTCGTGATTCCACTGGAATTATAACCGCAAAACTTCTGGCTGAAGGCGAAAATACACAGGCTGACATCGTTTGGGGTGTTGCGGCAACCTCCCTTTTGATGATGGAAAGCAAGGGAATGCTGGAAGGTTATGCACCTAAAGGCTTGGATGCTTTGCAAAAAGGTTTTTATGACGCAAAGGAAAAGCCCAGTTGGGTTGGCCAGCGCGCATGGATTGCTTCCATCTGTTACAACACAGTTGAAGCCAAAAAGCACAATCTGCCTATGCCCAAGTCTTGGGAAGACCTGACCAAGCCTGTCTACAAAGGCGCTGTGGTCATGCCGCACCCTGCCTCTTCCGGCACCGGTTTCCTTGATGTGTCCAGCTGGATGCAAATCTGGGGCGAAGAGAAGGCTTGGGACTTCATGGATTCCTTGCATGAAAACGTTGGCATCTACACCCACTCCGGCTCGGCCCCTTGCAAAATGGCGGGTAAAGGCGAATTCCCCATCGGTATTTCCTTTGCTTACAAAGGCGCTCAGCTGAAAACTCAAGGCGCACCTGTGGAAGTGATCGCTCCAACCGAGGGCGTTGGTTGGGATCTTGAAAGCTTCGGCCTGATTAAAGGCGCGAAAAACATTGAGGCTGCGAAAGTCTTTGCAGACTGGTCCGTCACAAAAGCTGCCAACGAAATGTACAACCAAGCTTACGCAGTTGTGGCCATGAAGGGTGTTGCCAAGCCTGTTGCCAACATGCCTGTTGGACTGGAAGAAAAGATGATCAAGAACGACTTCCAGTGGGCTGCGGACAACCGCGCGCGCATCTTGAAAGAATGGGACAGCCGCTACGGCAGTAAAGCTGCTCCTAAATAA
- a CDS encoding putative 2-aminoethylphosphonate ABC transporter ATP-binding protein — translation MTKSVDNSSLKTNERFLEVHGLNKNFGNFTALENISLSINEGEFVCFLGPSGCGKTTLLRAIAGLDYQTSGQIFQKGKDISALPPVKRDFGIVFQSYALFPNLSVEKNIAYGLSKRQLGKSAVEARVQELLTQVGLPDSGKKYPAALSGGQQQRVALARALATSPGMLLLDEPLSALDAKVRVHLRHELRELQRTLGITTIMVTHDQEEALAMADRIVVMNHGHIEQVGTPEEIYSNPQSAYVADFIGEMNFWSGSVESDVPGLSGHVRIGTQRLRTNSNDKSFLAGSQVTVCIRPEDVQMRGVKADTPNSVRVSVKDIEFLGSFCRISMTAEGFGSKPLICDVSMNLMRDHALKVGDETLIALPIRCLHLFSEAHTSLNQGV, via the coding sequence ATGACAAAATCCGTCGATAACAGTAGTTTAAAAACGAATGAACGCTTTCTGGAGGTTCATGGCCTCAATAAAAATTTCGGAAATTTTACTGCCCTTGAAAACATCAGCCTCTCCATCAATGAAGGTGAATTTGTTTGCTTCCTTGGCCCCTCGGGCTGCGGAAAAACCACATTACTGCGCGCCATTGCCGGCCTTGACTATCAAACCAGCGGCCAGATTTTCCAAAAGGGAAAGGACATCTCCGCCCTGCCACCGGTGAAACGGGATTTTGGCATTGTGTTCCAGTCCTACGCCCTGTTTCCAAACCTGAGCGTGGAAAAGAACATCGCCTATGGCCTTTCAAAACGGCAACTGGGAAAGAGCGCCGTGGAGGCACGGGTTCAGGAGCTGCTGACCCAAGTGGGCCTGCCCGATAGCGGCAAGAAATACCCCGCCGCTCTTTCAGGCGGACAGCAGCAGCGGGTTGCCCTTGCTAGAGCCCTTGCCACATCGCCGGGCATGTTACTTCTGGATGAACCGCTCAGCGCACTGGATGCAAAAGTGCGGGTGCACCTGCGCCACGAGCTGCGCGAGCTGCAACGTACCCTTGGCATAACCACAATCATGGTCACCCACGATCAGGAAGAAGCCCTTGCCATGGCCGATCGCATTGTGGTGATGAACCACGGCCACATCGAGCAAGTTGGCACACCCGAAGAAATTTACAGCAACCCGCAATCGGCTTATGTGGCGGATTTCATCGGCGAAATGAATTTCTGGAGTGGCTCCGTTGAAAGCGATGTGCCAGGTCTTTCAGGCCATGTGCGCATTGGCACCCAGCGCCTGCGCACAAATAGTAATGACAAGTCATTCCTCGCCGGTTCACAAGTCACCGTGTGCATCCGCCCCGAAGATGTTCAGATGCGCGGTGTAAAGGCGGACACTCCAAACAGTGTGCGAGTGAGCGTGAAAGATATCGAGTTTCTTGGCTCCTTCTGCCGCATTTCTATGACGGCGGAAGGTTTCGGCAGCAAACCGCTTATCTGTGACGTTTCCATGAACCTCATGCGTGACCATGCTTTGAAGGTGGGAGACGAAACCCTGATCGCCCTGCCAATAAGGTGCCTGCACCTGTTTTCCGAGGCCCACACCTCTCTAAATCAGGGAGTGTGA